In Salarias fasciatus chromosome 20, fSalaFa1.1, whole genome shotgun sequence, a single window of DNA contains:
- the nol9 gene encoding polynucleotide 5'-hydroxyl-kinase NOL9, with the protein MKANKNTHAKGKSQKWKDVRGKRCRPPISSSDLGSTPVVSTVVKEQQQSRKKKQNVKRLKSKVKPVSDNKINTPESGFKKSYPQANGSSAFTLDNESDDSQDWKEYSHSAYGNGVKTSDDTQDVQPGRLEGEALHHCAQRDDRQNRAVLIMQLGQTLCFRGKCLVTCLYGRVEVMGFTIEEGQQPYPLFSPASHSPLTIRSMQNPDDTRDDRTEASVILQQYLSAASRKKLLKKVRSNTSIILLEPMETPLTRFLSSFTELSELFSTPASELMSAVLDTPLNGLGMIPLDCTVEGMKISKSCRDALQAVVSAWKGEMEGSAVILVCGAKNVGKSTFIRILINTLLNHTTSVDYLEGDLGQTEFTPAGCLSLTSVKEPLLGPPFTHQHSPEHMVYYGQSSCESDLDRYLESLKSLWRRRSQSRDAAVVINTMGWVKGFGFQLLVDMIRFFPVSHVLQLSHGGVNQFPALTPEFLRTAHGYQTHPPAQTALDEFTESHSPPRSYSHLVVQSEFQGAGRQGTARHQRTNELRELSLLGYLSQLQSSDSGPVRPLHSLTPYQVPHTAVALGVVHCDVVPSHMFYAANASLVGLCCLAEKVSSRGGPVLLSQAPICPCVGFGVLRGIDMARGLYLVLTPVDPSVLRKVNCLLLGGISLPSCILTKQPGIEGEMPYVTSDYSFELTGAGKLRTFKGLIRPGHLGAQ; encoded by the exons ATGAAGGCAAATAAAAACACGCATGCAAAGGGAAAATCTCAGAAGTGGAAGGATGTGAGAGGAAAACGATGCAGGCCTCCCATCAGCTCCTCCGACCTCGGCTCCACTCCTGTGGTGTCGACGGTGGTAAAGGAACAGCAGCAgtcaagaaagaagaaacaaaatgtCAAGAGACTGAAAAGTAAAGTCAAACCAGTCTCTGACAACAAGATAAACACGCCTGAGTCTGGCTTTAAGAAATCATACCCTCAGGCTAATGGGAGTTCGGCGTTTACCTTGGACAATGAGTCAGACGACTCTCAGGACTGGAAGGAGTACTCGCACTCAGCTTATGGGAACGGTGTCAAAACCTCAGATGACACGCAGGACGTCCAGCCGGGAAGACTTGAAGGAGAGGCTCTGCACCACTGTGCTCAGAGAGACGACAGACAGAACCGGGCAGTGCTGATCATGCAGCTGGGCCAG ACCCTGTGTTTCCGCGGCAAGTGTTTAGTGACCTGTCTGTACGGTCGAGTAGAAGTGATGGGATTCACTATCGAAGAGGGCCAGCAGCCGTATCCGCTCTTCTCCCCGGCGTCACATTCTCCACTCACCATCAGATCTATGCAGAACCCAGACGACACCAGAGACGACAGAACAGAAGCTTCAGTCATTCTCCAGCAGTATCTCTCTGCAG CGTCACGGAAGAAGCTGCTGAAGAAGGTCCGATCcaacacctccatcatcctgcTGGAGCCCATGGAGACGCCGCTCACACGCTTCCTGTCCAGCTTCACCGAGCTCAGTGAGCTGTTCAGCACACCCGCC AGCGAGCTCATGTCCGCTGTTCTCGACACTCCTCTCAACGGTTTGGGCATGATTCCCCTGGACTGCACCGTCGAGGGCATGAAAATATCCAAGAGCTGCAGAGATGCTCTGCAAGCAGTGGTCAGTGCCTGGAAAG GAGAAATGGAGGGCTCTGCAGTTATCCTCGTCTGTGGGGCGAAAAACGTGGGCAAGTCCACATTCATCCGCATCCTCATCAACACCTTATTAAATCA cactACCAGCGTGGACTACCTGGAGGGCGACCTCGGCCAGACTGAGTTCACGCCCGCCGGCTGCCTGTCTTTAACCTCTGTCAAAGAGCCGCTGCTAG GTCCTCCTTTCACACACCAGCACAGCCCGGAGCACATGGTCTACTACGGACAGTCGTCGTGCGAGTCGGACCTGGACCGCTACCTGGAGTCTCTCAAGTCGCTGTGGCGCCGGCGCTCCCAGAGCAGAGATGCGGCCGTGGTCATCAACACCATGGGATGGGTGAAAG GATTCGGTTTCCAGCTGCTGGTCGACATGATCCGCTTCTTCCCCGTCTCGCACGTGCTGCAGCTCAGCCACGGCGGCGTCAATCAGTTCCCCGCCCTCACTCCGGAGTTCCTGAGGACGGCCCACGGCTACCAGACGCACCCGCCCGCCCAGACCGCTCTGGACGAGTTCACGGAGAGCCACAGTCCGCCCAGGAGCTACAGTCACCTGGTGGTGCAGTCGGAGTTTCAAGGAGCGGGGCGCCAGGGAACAGC GAGACACCAGCGAACCAATGAGCTGAGAGAGCTGTCTCTGCTGGGTTACCTCAGCCAGCTGCAGTCATCGGACTCCGGGCCGGTCAGACCGCTGCACAGCCTCACTCCATACCAG GTGCCTCACACGGCGGTGGCGTTGGGGGTGGTCCACTGCGACGTGGTGCCAAGTCACATGTTCTACGCCGCCAACGCCAGCCTGGTGGGACTCTGCTGCCTGGCGGAGAAAGTGTCGAGCCGAGGAGGTCCGGTCCTGCTGTCCCAGGCTCCCATCTGTCCCTGCGTGGGCTTCG GCGTCCTTCGAGGCATCGACATGGCACGAGGCCTGTACCTCGTGCTGACTCCAGTAGATCCGTCCGTCCTGCGGAAAGTCAACTGTCTCCTCCTCGGAGGAATTTCGCTGCCTTCGTGCATCCTCACAAAACAG cccGGTATTGAAGGGGAGATGCCCTACGTCACGTCAGACTACAGCTTCGAGCTCACCGGTGCAGGGAAGCTGCGAACCTTCAAGGGACTGATCAGGCCGGGTCACTTAGGAGCACAGTGA